One Amycolatopsis sp. NBC_00355 genomic window carries:
- a CDS encoding ribonuclease HII, whose product MVRGDLFWGLQGALDRRGLGPVAGVDEAGAGACAGPLVVAACVLKQGDAAKLTELTDSKLMTAKARDRVYDLVLARAVDYSVIVIPTAEVDLYGIRVMNLEGMRRAAAALRVSPGYILTDGFRVPGLTAPNAAVIKGDRTVACIAAASVLAKVTRDRIMAGHHDDLPHYGFDVHKGYSTSDHLAALREHGPSDVHRWSYTNVATAAIAHGMRPERPVVLTYAALEKAMEKDAGARLAAVLDEALDPQLSLPLHAPSAGVGHNERSAGGAGARSRGGARIS is encoded by the coding sequence GTGGTGCGCGGCGACCTCTTCTGGGGTCTGCAGGGCGCACTCGACCGCCGTGGCCTCGGCCCGGTCGCCGGTGTGGACGAAGCCGGAGCCGGAGCGTGCGCGGGGCCCCTGGTGGTCGCGGCCTGCGTGCTCAAACAGGGCGACGCGGCGAAGCTCACCGAGCTGACGGACTCCAAACTGATGACGGCCAAGGCGCGGGACCGGGTCTACGACCTGGTCCTCGCCCGGGCCGTCGACTACTCGGTGATCGTCATCCCGACCGCCGAGGTCGACCTCTACGGCATCCGGGTGATGAACCTCGAAGGCATGCGCCGCGCCGCGGCGGCGTTGCGCGTGTCGCCGGGCTACATCCTCACCGACGGGTTCCGCGTCCCGGGCCTCACCGCGCCGAACGCCGCGGTGATCAAAGGCGACCGGACGGTGGCCTGCATCGCGGCCGCGTCGGTGCTGGCGAAGGTGACCCGGGACCGCATCATGGCCGGGCACCACGACGACCTGCCGCACTACGGTTTCGATGTGCACAAGGGTTACAGCACGTCCGACCACCTGGCGGCGCTGCGCGAACACGGGCCCAGCGACGTCCACCGGTGGTCGTACACGAACGTCGCCACGGCGGCGATCGCGCACGGGATGCGTCCCGAGCGCCCGGTCGTCCTGACCTACGCGGCCTTGGAGAAAGCCATGGAAAAGGACGCCGGCGCGCGCCTGGCCGCCGTCCTCGACGAAGCTTTGGACCCGCAACTCAGCCTGCCGTTGCATGCCCCGAGCGCCGGCGTAGGTCACAATGAACGCTCCGCCGGCGGAGCAGGAGCACGATC